Proteins from a genomic interval of Rosa chinensis cultivar Old Blush chromosome 2, RchiOBHm-V2, whole genome shotgun sequence:
- the LOC112184260 gene encoding uncharacterized protein LOC112184260, translating to MDVPSSSSPETQTVPSSSSSSPSNWEHDVFLSFRGEDTRNSFTDHLHYAMNQRGIDTFRDTEKLERGKSISPELLKAIEESKFAVTVLSTNYATSTWCLDELAHILECKKLRGLVVLPVFYHVEPSEIRKQTGNYGKAFAKHEIHFQDKMRKVDKWRKALEDIAGLSGWHVTEDRRESEVIQEVVNQILNVLNKMLSVPERELIGMDARIIEIESRLDLESNDVLTVGIWGMGGIGKTTLAKEVFKKIRNQFHPSGFVSQVRLQSEVELQRRLCESFLGDGNINIDTSEKGIKLLKKALYKKKVLIVLDDVDKFKQIECLAPGGPLGENIWGGGSRLIITTRDRSPLRNFNVQENKIYEVEKLRDEEAFQLLCQKAFKKDNPPEEFVALSKSFLQYASGLPLAHEVLGSYLSRLKVDEWSEILHRLDDDQDKDIFSVLQISFDGLQDTDRKIFLDIACFFNGEDHVRVKNILKGCGFSSRIGISNLIDKSLIKIERNKLWMHDLLRCLGWHIVRGESSFPGQRSRLWLNDNVHKYEGRGSWLFEDARSVLMDNTGTTTVEGLFLSLPEKEEMPLEDDPFLTMGNLRLLKICNVNFLDVHFRYVSKNLRLLEWHECPLVSLPSSFKSDKLVELKMPNSRIEQLWNETLSLKMLILMDLSDCKYLTKTLDFSKVPKLEKLILKGCIELLEVHPTIGDLQHLVLLNLKGCESLENLPQSIRLRSLRTFILSGCSKLRHFPEIVGNMDTLSELYLDGTAIRELPVSIQHLEGLILLNLSGCRNLLSVPSILSSSLTSLKFLYLSLCSRMDRLPDNIGCLEHLEELDACNIAIRKVPDSIFLLKNLKLLCFHGCAGSTGLELPSKFSGLRSLTTLNLGGCNLAEGAIPNDIGDLFSLQSLDLSENNFFTIPESISQLSELTEISLFKCSKLWTLPKDLPSSLRNLNVRGCPMLTSSSSSWRRYPPQKGLSIINCRKPEEDEIFPELYKFRLGNLEELDLSNCQHLKKIPDLNGVPNLKKLNLEGCEKLSEVHPTIGCLQHLVFLNLKGCVNLESLPSSISLKSLNMFVLSGCSKLKEFPNIKGEMNNLSQLHLDGTALRHLRIPMMHLKGPILINLSGCRNLLTVPILFSLKSLNLSRCSTIFKLPPSLAYMEHLEELDASETAITGLPQSILLLKKLKVLSFCGCKGLQLPKWFSDLSSLTSLNLRRCSLAEEVLDSLYSLSALQILDLSENNLSIIPSGIGRLSSLKLLNLSENNFDNIPNEIGHLSSLQVLDLSENSFMSIPDESISHLSELTELRLFRCRKLQSLPNNLPFNLKHVHARECPMLKNNADTLTIWASGKGFCFINCRQSDQDDGQPNHLPVPVPKDRIELLFPSYIEDRVYGKKPFEIRFPHSWSTGLSAGIPNSWSRWRNGPSVTIPLSDGNSTWMGLALFVVFDILEQDIFNKSWELEETVCDFHTDVGAVGHDTSLVFQNFIDFRTGSYGLSCYEPRGGQFSGLFDKPSSRLRASVSTKRPNLKVRGCGIHLISEEYAAEFVKSIATQTTNSIESHLDSNFDRHCEDILDEETTGVLIEQGSTNSTFNEDSCSKVNSKIKIRGELSILYEGSKGRQKSFHFCFPASVISTLPWFFHHHAGDVTLCYITKNLLDDQRWVGLELYVQFSRCTSTSTSGNSSFFFYVDLCSHDHGSMVMHGSLKIKSCVGTSDQLVVLHVPRVHFQQQLNQCQGISALFRTINEEMEVQVCGSRLAFEHDLEDLTHSLTAAASTLGQHALTQLCSQAQPVDRRNAEEAEMPFNCCSWFRRSTALVLPEQAPSSSIVRLRNHRCYLQQQQGFGESDLTQLVHSRSVTLLHSKSLLENRDRNHENVAEEDKSLVLARHHVHIMAETQLQGRYGSPRWKRCLKLLLRQSKVATLSLCGHAISAFKNFDPFSPYNIICFSDKEIPVWFKHEMSYQMSSRSRVGIKLPPRLHEDENWRGLAICVAFEVHDQRPTTSPVKLLCHLRAKDNYCLNHIPMCCINEEKLKSLHLGRFIWLTYIPRLLLTEFSVISDVEARIYVSCRGLTVEKSGIRLLYRQEEGEFENTITECWTSFFDNLSFIRQLVESDDQNIQPRIRHELPMLEGHIKVFEPDLIYNAIPPSNEIPEWFGHRIEDPWDPSCGWQFQLPPPLSDTIGLALFVSYRISRNYLQESVLYPFIITLKTAKNGLSSLHRYQMSNEEYEFLKRCCTVHREFFWLSYIPRRWFLHQLNDESDLIVFSGRNCWTPDMVYLRFVYADEVEEFKQLCFNLHRPPVQQ from the exons ATGGATGTGCCTTCGTCATCTTCTCCCGAAACCCAAACAGTTCCTTCGTCATCATCTAGTTCACCCTCTAACTGGGAACATGATGTCTTCCTCAGTTTTAGGGGCGAGGACACTCGCAATAGTTTTACAGACCATTTACACTATGCTATGAACCAGAGAGGAATCGACACATTTCGAGATACCGAAAAGCTTGAGAGGGGGAAATCCATTTCACCAGAACTTCTGAAAGCAATAGAAGAGTCCAAGTTTGCAGTTACCGTTCTTTCAACCAACTATGCTACTTCAACTTGGTGTCTGGATGAACTTGCACATATTCTTGAATGCAAGAAACTGAGGGGACTGGTAGTTCTTCCGGTTTTTTATCATGTAGAACCATCTGAGATAAGGAAGCAAACTGGAAACTACGGCAAGGCTTTTGCTAAGCATGAGATACATTTCCAGGACAAGATGAGAAAGGTGGACAAGTGGAGGAAAGCTTTAGAGGATATAGCTGGTCTCTCCGGATGGCATGTGACAGAGGATAG GAGAGAATCAGAAGTTATTCAAGAAGTAGTTAATCAGATTCTAAATGTACTGAACAAAATGTTATCCGTTCCTGAAAGAGAGTTAATCGGAATGGATGCCCGTATAATAGAAATAGAGTCTCGCTTGGATCTAGAGTCAAATGATGTTCTTACCGTAGGGATTTGGGGGATGGGGGGAATCGGTAAGACAACTCTTGCTAAGGAAGTATTCAAAAAGATCCGTAACCAATTTCATCCTAGCGGCTTTGTTTCCCAAGTTAGATTGCAATCTGAAGTTGAGTTGCAGCGACGTCTCTGTGAATCCTTTTTGGGGGATGGCAATATAAATATCGACACCAGTGAAAAAGGGATCAAGTTATTGAAGAAGGCACTGTATAAGAAAAAGGTGCTTATTGTTCTGGATGATGTTGATAAATTCAAACAAATAGAATGTCTAGCACCTGGAGGCCCGCTTGGAGAGAATATTTGGGGTGGAGGGAGTCGACTGATTATAACAACTAGAGATAGGAGCCCATTGAGAAACTTTAAtgtacaagaaaataaaatatatgaGGTTGAAAAACTGAGAGATGAGGAAGCTTTTCAGCTGTTATGTCAGAAAGCCTTCAAGAAAGACAATCCCCCAGAAGAGTTTGTAGCGTTGTCCAAGAGTTTTCTGCAATATGCTAGTGGCCTTCCTTTAGCTCATGAAGTTCTAGGGTCATACTTGTCTAGACTAAAGGTAGATGAATGGTCAGAGATATTGCATAGACTAGACGATGATCAGGATAAAGACATTTTCAGTGTGCTTCAAATAAGCTTCGATGGATTACAGGATACGGATAGGAAAATATTTTTggacattgcatgtttcttcAATGGCGAGGATCATGTCCGTGTAAAGAATATATTGAAAGGTTGTGGCTTTTCTTCCAGAATAGGTATAAGCAACCTCATTGACAAGTCTCTgattaaaattgaaagaaataaaCTGTGGATGCATGATTTACTACGGTGCTTGGGTTGGCATATTGTTCGTGGAGAATCTTCTTTTCCTGGTCAACGTAGCAGGTTGTGGCTCAATGACAATGTACACAAGTACGAAGGCAGAGGGTCATGGCTTTTTGAGGATGCTCGTAGCGTGCTCATGGACAATACG GGGACAACTACTGTTGAAGGCTTATTCTTAAGCTTgcctgaaaaagaagaaatgccATTGGAAGATGACCCGTTCTTAACTATGGGCAACCTACGATTGCTGAAGATTTGTAATGTAAATTTTCTGGATGTGCACTTCAGATATGTCTCTAAGAATTTACGACTTTTGGAATGGCACGAATGCCCTCTAGTATCTCTGCCATCTAGTTTTAAATCAGACAAGCTGGTTGAATTAAAGATGCCTAACAGCCGCATTGAACAACTATGGAATGAAACG CTTTCTCTGAAAATGCTTATACTCATGGATCTTTCTGACTGCAAGTATTTAACCAAGACCCTGGACTTCAGTAAGGTCCCAAAGCTTGAGAAATTGATCCTTAAAGGTTGTATAGAGTTATTGGAGGTTCACCCTACTATTGGGGATCTCCAACATTTGGTTTTATTGAACTTGAAAGGTTGTGAAAGTCTAGAGAACCTTCCTCAATCCATCAGGTTGAGATCTCTTCGAACTTTTATTCTTTCGGGATGTTCAAAACTCAGACACTTTCCAGAGATTGTGGGGAACATGGATACTTTATCAGAACTTTATTTAGATGGCACGGCTATACGGGAGCTGCCTGTATCAATCCAGCATTTGGAAGGCCTCATTTTACTTAATCTAAGTGGGTGCAGGAACCTTCTCAGTGTTCCAAGCATCCTTTCTAGTAGTTTGACATCACTGAAATTTCTCTATCTGTCACTATGCTCACGTATGGACAGACTGCCGGATAACATAGGCTGCTTGGAACACTTGGAGGAGCTTGATGCGTGTAATATTGCTATAAGAAAAGTGCCCGATTCCATTTTTCTCCTCAAGAATCTTAAATTATTGTGTTTCCATGGCTGTGCTGGATCCACAGGTTTAGAGTTGCCAAGCAAGTTCTCAGGTTTAAGATCTTTGACAACACTAAACCTAGGTGGATGTAATCTCGCAGAAGGAGCAATCCCCAATGACATTGGTGATTTATTCTCACTGCAGAGTCTGGATTTAAGTGAGAACAACTTTTTCACCATACCTGAAAGCATCTCTCAGCTTTCTGAGCTTACAGAAATTTCTCTGTTTAAGTGTAGCAAACTATGGACGTTGCCAAAAGATCTTCCGTCAAGTCTAAGAAATTTAAATGTACGAGGTTGTCCTATGCtgacaagttcttcatctaGTTGGAGGAGATATCCGCCTCAAAAGGGTTTGAGTATCATAAACTGTCGAAAACCAGAGGAGGATGAAATCTTTCCCGAACTCTATAAg TTTCGTTTGGGAAATCTGGAAGAACTCGATCTTTCCAACTGCCAACACTTGAAGAAGATCCCTGACTTGAATGGGGTTCCAAATCTTAAGAAATTGAACCTTGAAGGTTGTGAAAAATTATCAGAGGTTCACCCAACCATTGGGTGTCTCCAACATTTGGTGTTTCTGAATTTGAAAGGATGTGTAAATCTAGAGAGCCTTCCCAGTTCCATCAGCTTGAAGTCTCTAAACATGTTTGTTCTTTCGGGATGTTCAAAGCTGAAAGAGTTTCCAAACATTAAGGGAGAAATGAACAATTTGTCACAACTGCATTTAGATGGGACGGCGTTAAGGCATCTGCGAATTccgatgatgcatttgaaagGCCCAATTTTGATAAATCTGTCAGGCTGCAGGAACCTTTTGACTGTTCCAATCCTATTCAGTCTAAAATCTCTCAATCTATCACGGTGCTCAACTATATTCAAATTGCCACCGAGCCTGGCATACATGGAACATTTGGAGGAGCTTGATGCCTCTGAAACTGCTATAACAGGATTACCCCAGTCCATTTTACTCTTGAAGAAACTTAAAGTGTTATCTTTCTGTGGATGCAAAGGTTTGCAATTGCCTAAATGGTTCTCGGATTTAAGCTCTTTGACGTCATTAAATCTACGGAGGTGTAGTCTAGCAGAAGAAGTCCTTGATAGCCTCTACAGCTTATCTGCTCTGCAGATTTTGGATTTGAGTGAAAACAATCTTTCGATCATACCCAGTGGAATTGGTCGCTTATCCTCTTTGAAGCTATTGAATTTGAGTGAGAACAATTTTGACAATATACCAAATGAAATCGGTCACTTATCCTCTTTGCAGGTCTTAGATTTGAGTGAAAACAGCTTCATGAGTATACCTGATGAGAGCATCTCTCATCTTTCTGAGCTTACAGAACTACGCTTGTTTAGATGTAGGAAGCTACAGTCCTTGCCGAATAATCTTCCCTTCAATCTAAAACATGTCCATGCACGAGAATGTCCTATGTTGAAGAATAATGCAGATACTTTGACAATATGGGCATCTGGAAAGGGGTTCTGTTTCATAAATTGCAGACAATCTGACCAGGATGATGGTCAGCCAAATCACCTCCCAGTTCCAGTTCCCAAAGACCGTATTGAACTACTCTTTCCTTCATACAttgag GACCGAGTGTATGGCAAAAAACCATTTGAAATTCGTTTTCCACATTCGTGGAGTACAGGACTGAGTGCCGGAATTCCAAATTCGTGGAGTCGTTGGAGAAATGGCCCTTCCGTGACAATCCCACTCTCTGATGGTAACAGTACGTGGATGGGACTTGctctttttgttgtttttgataTCCTTGAGCAAGACATTTTCAACAAGAGCTGGGAATTGGAGGAGACAGTCTGTGATTTTCACACCGACGTTGGGGCGGTTGGGCATGATACTTCCCTAGTTTTTCAAAACTTCATAGACTTCAGGACTGGGTCATATGGTCTTAGTTGCTATGAACCACGTGGTGGGCAATTTAGTGGGTTGTTCGATAAACCAAGTTCACGACTTCGAGCTTCAGTTTCAACAAAGAGACCAAATTTAAAAGTTAGAGGTTGTGGGATACATCTAATATCAGAGGAATATGCTGCAGAGTTTGTTAAAAGTATAGCAACTCAGACTACTAATTCAATTGAGAGTCATCTTGATTCCAATTTTGATCGACATTGCGAGGACATATTAGATGAGGAAACAACTGGTGTCCTGATAGAACAGGGATCTACTAATTCAACTTTCAATGAAGATAGCTGCAGCAAAGTTAACTCTAAGATCAAAATCAGAGGAGAGCTGTCGATACTCTatgag GGAAGCAAGGGACGTCAGAAGAGTTTCCACTTTTGCTTTCCTGCTTCAGTAATTTCAACCCTGCCTTGGTTCTTCCATCACCATGCAGGGGATGTAACATTGTGTTACATCActaaaaacttacttgatgaTCAGAGATGGGTGGGATTAGAACTATATGTTCAATTTTCTCGGTGTACATCTACTTCGACATCTGGCAATAgtagttttttcttttatgttgaTTTATGCTCTCATGATCATGGAAGTATGGTAATGCACGGATCACTCAAGATAAAGAGTTGTgttgggacctcagatcaacTTGTTGTATTACATGTACCACGTGTTCATTTTCAACAACAGTTGAATCAATGTCAGGGTATCAGCGCATTGTTCAGAACCattaatgaagaaatggaggtcCAAGTGTGTGGAAGCCGTTTAGCATTTGAGCATGATTTGGAAGACTTGACCCATTCATTAACTGCTGCTGCCAGCACGTTGGGGCAACATGCCCTCACTCAACTATGTTCCCAGGCCCAACCTGTTGATCGGCGCAATGCAGAGGAAGCAGAAATGCCCTTCAATTGCTGTTCCTGGTTTAGAAG AAGTACTGCACTTGTACTACCAGAAcaagctccttcttcttcaattgtGCGGCTGCGAAATCACAGATGCTATCTCCAGCAACAGCAAGGTTTTGGGGAGTCTGACCTTACCCAATTGGTCCACTCCAGATCAGTAACATTACTCCACTCGAAAAGCCTTTTGGAAAACAGGGATAGAAACCATGAAAACGTTGCCGAAGAAGATAAATCGTTGGTGTTGGCTCGTCATCATGTACATATAATGGCTGAGACTCAACTTCAGGGAAGATATGGTTCACCACGGTGGAAGAGATGCCTGAAGTTGTTGCTTCGACAGTCCAAGGTGGCTACTCTCAGTCTTTGTGGACACGCAATTTCAGCTTTCAAGAATTTTGATCCTTTCTCCCCATACAATATTATTTGTTTCTCTGACAAGGAAATTCCAGTGTGGTTCAAACATGAGATGTCGTATCAGATGTCTTCTAGGTCTAGGGTGGGAATCAAACTACCTCCAAGATTGCACGAGGATGAGAACTGGAGAGGACTTGCTATATGTGTTGCCTTTGAAGTTCATGACCAGCGTCCAACTACCTCCCCGGTCAAACTTCTCTGTCACTTGAGAGCCAAGGACAACTATTGCTTGAATCATATCCCTATGTGTTGCATCAATGAAGAGAAACTCAAGTCGCTGCATCTTGGTAGATTCATTTGGCTAACCTACATTCCCCGTCTTTTGCTAACGGAGTTCAGTGTGATTAGTGATGTAGAGGCCAGAATTTATGTTAGTTGCAGAGGCTTGACAGTAGAGAAGAGTGGTATACGTCTCTTGTACAGGCAAGAAGAGGGGGAGTTTGAGAACACAATAACCGAGTGCTGGACATCTTTCTTTGATAATCTGTCTTTCATCCGTCAACTAGTAGAATCAGATGATCAAAATATTCAACCAAGGATAAGACATGAACTTCCGATGCTTGAAGGTCATATCAAG GTTTTTGAACCGGATTTAATATATAATGCAATCCCCCCGTCTAATGAAATTCCGGAGTGGTTCGGGCACCGCATTGAGGACCCCTGGGATCCCAGCTGTGGCTGGCAATTCCAGTTACCACCACCTTTGAGTGACACAATAGGATTAGCTCTCTTTGTGTCATATCGTATTAGCAGAAATTATTTGCAGGAAAGTGTTTTGTACCCCTTTATTATAACATTGAAAACTGCGAAGAATGGTTTGTCCTCTCTCCATCGGTATCAAATGAGCAATGAAGAATATGAGTTCCTAAAGCGCTGTTGTACTGTGCATCGTGAATTTTTCTGGCTCTCCTACATACCACGACGCTGGTTTCTACATCAACTAAATGATGAGTCTGACCTCATAGTTTTTTCTGGTCGGAACTGCTGGACGCCGGACATGGTCTATCTCCGTTTTGTGTATGCGGATGAGGTGGAAGAGTTTAAGCAGCTCTGTTTCAATCTTCATCGACCCCCTGTCCAACAGTAA